Proteins encoded in a region of the Saccharothrix ecbatanensis genome:
- a CDS encoding TIGR02678 family protein → MFDDLSEIDAANVVRCARTLLRRPLLRADGPDGELLTLVYRHRAALQDLFARTLGYRLVVERRFARLYKSGPGADDSRGVLGMSPRGYAYVALTMAVLTGIGRQTLLSRLVADIRAAAAEAGITVVDDVADRRALTAALRHLVSLGVLHETEGTVDAQAEALITIDTDLLGQLLTGPVAEATSPDRLVELAARPGPRGVEHAVRRKLVENPVVLYADLPAEQADWLRRNQRKESALLETCFGLYTECRVEGVLAADPEDYLTDLYFPGTSTVARIALLALPEVLGSDPRPDGRHVVVREELREVCGRLVEDYPAAWSKQFTEDLDRLTDEVLELLRRMGLAVRTDDGWLLNAAAHRWIPEPDGDPEREAEPVVVPEVPSWSLFDEETA, encoded by the coding sequence ATGTTCGACGACCTCTCCGAGATCGACGCCGCGAACGTGGTGCGGTGCGCCCGCACCCTGCTGCGGCGGCCGTTGCTGCGCGCGGACGGGCCGGACGGCGAGCTGTTGACGCTGGTCTACCGGCACCGGGCCGCGTTGCAGGACCTGTTCGCCCGCACGCTCGGGTACCGGCTGGTGGTGGAGCGGCGGTTCGCCCGGCTCTACAAGTCCGGGCCGGGCGCCGACGACTCGCGTGGCGTGCTCGGCATGTCCCCGCGCGGGTACGCGTACGTGGCGTTGACGATGGCGGTGCTGACCGGGATCGGGCGGCAGACGCTGCTGTCGCGGCTGGTGGCGGACATCCGTGCGGCGGCGGCCGAGGCCGGGATCACCGTCGTGGACGACGTGGCGGACCGGCGCGCGTTGACGGCGGCGTTGCGGCACCTGGTGTCGCTGGGCGTGCTGCACGAGACCGAGGGCACGGTGGACGCGCAGGCCGAGGCGTTGATCACCATCGACACCGACCTGCTCGGGCAGCTGCTCACCGGTCCGGTGGCCGAGGCGACGTCACCTGATCGGCTGGTCGAGTTGGCCGCCCGGCCCGGTCCGCGCGGGGTCGAGCACGCGGTGCGGCGCAAGCTGGTGGAGAACCCGGTGGTGCTGTACGCGGACCTGCCGGCCGAGCAGGCGGACTGGCTGCGGCGCAATCAGCGCAAGGAGTCCGCGCTGCTGGAGACGTGCTTCGGGCTGTACACCGAGTGCCGAGTGGAAGGCGTGCTGGCCGCCGACCCGGAGGACTACCTGACCGACCTGTACTTCCCCGGCACGTCCACGGTCGCGCGGATCGCGTTGCTGGCGTTGCCGGAGGTGCTGGGCTCGGACCCGCGCCCCGACGGCCGGCACGTGGTCGTGCGCGAGGAGTTGCGCGAGGTGTGCGGTCGGCTGGTGGAGGACTACCCGGCCGCGTGGTCGAAGCAGTTCACCGAAGACCTGGACCGGCTGACCGACGAGGTGCTGGAACTGTTGCGCCGCATGGGGTTGGCGGTACGGACCGACGACGGGTGGCTGCTCAACGCCGCCGCGCACCGCTGGATACCGGAGCCCGACGGCGATCCGGAACGTGAAGCGGAGCCCGTCGTCGTCCCGGAAGTGCCGAGCTGGTCGTTGTTCGATGAGGAGACCGCGTGA
- a CDS encoding MerR family transcriptional regulator, translating to MRIGELAARAGVSVRSLRYYEEQGLLTSTRSAGGQRHYTEYDVERVAFVQRLYAAGLSSRTIIELLPCIDSPSDENSDAAMERMAKERDRLSAHIEELLRTRDALDTLMATAQAHRDARRVSCKVPA from the coding sequence ATGCGGATCGGCGAGCTGGCGGCGCGGGCCGGGGTCAGCGTCCGTTCGCTGCGGTACTACGAGGAACAGGGTCTGCTCACCAGCACCCGCAGCGCCGGCGGGCAGCGGCACTACACGGAGTACGACGTCGAGCGGGTCGCCTTCGTCCAGCGCCTGTACGCGGCCGGGCTGTCCAGCCGCACCATCATCGAACTGCTGCCGTGCATCGACTCGCCCAGCGACGAGAACTCGGACGCCGCGATGGAGCGCATGGCCAAGGAGCGCGACCGGCTCTCCGCCCACATCGAGGAGCTGCTGCGCACCCGTGACGCGCTGGACACCCTGATGGCCACGGCCCAAGCCCACCGCGACGCCCGCCGCGTCTCCTGCAAGGTCCCCGCATGA
- a CDS encoding ROK family transcriptional regulator, whose protein sequence is MGVAVHRKLTVRDLRAANRARVLRALYFDQPRSRQEIAGVTGLSQASVSTVVGELISDGVVVEAGQVDSDGGRPRVLLRVNPAFAAVVGVDVGETHVLVEVFDLTLQRLAEATFPMEPDVHSVDDVARRVLEGLDRCLADSGVGDVLGVGIGVPGQVEHGLVYAQTVGWHGVALERMLKDGTDLPLFLDNGANTLGQAEVWFGAGRGTGDAVVALIGSGVGASVIAGGALYRGSSGGAGEWGHTTIALDGRPCRCGAHGCLEAYIGASAVVDRYRAVKSDVPAEQEAALAALVADGSREARNVLAETARYTGVGIGNLINLFNPSQVIVGGWAGLLLGPRILDDVRAEAARHALHRPFEQASITLCELGPESVALGAATLPVAEFLAAGGVRRRAPIGVI, encoded by the coding sequence ATGGGGGTCGCCGTGCACCGCAAGCTGACCGTGCGCGACCTGCGTGCCGCCAACCGCGCGCGGGTGTTGCGCGCGCTGTACTTCGACCAGCCGCGCAGCCGGCAGGAGATCGCGGGCGTCACCGGGTTGAGCCAGGCGTCGGTCAGCACGGTGGTCGGCGAACTCATCTCGGACGGTGTGGTGGTCGAGGCCGGGCAGGTCGACTCGGACGGCGGCCGGCCGCGGGTGCTGCTGCGGGTCAACCCGGCGTTCGCGGCGGTGGTGGGTGTCGACGTCGGCGAGACGCACGTGCTGGTCGAGGTGTTCGACCTGACGTTGCAGCGCTTGGCCGAGGCGACGTTCCCGATGGAGCCGGACGTGCACTCGGTGGACGACGTGGCGCGGCGGGTGTTGGAAGGGCTTGATCGCTGCCTCGCCGACAGCGGCGTGGGTGACGTGCTCGGGGTCGGCATCGGCGTGCCCGGTCAGGTCGAACACGGCTTGGTGTACGCGCAGACCGTGGGCTGGCACGGTGTCGCGCTGGAACGGATGCTCAAGGACGGCACGGACCTGCCGCTGTTCCTGGACAACGGCGCGAACACGTTGGGGCAGGCGGAGGTCTGGTTCGGCGCGGGCCGCGGCACGGGTGACGCCGTGGTGGCGTTGATCGGGTCGGGCGTCGGTGCGAGCGTCATCGCGGGCGGCGCGCTGTACCGCGGTTCGTCGGGTGGCGCGGGGGAGTGGGGGCACACGACCATCGCGCTGGACGGCCGTCCGTGCCGGTGTGGTGCGCACGGCTGCCTTGAGGCGTACATCGGCGCGTCGGCGGTGGTGGACCGTTATCGCGCGGTGAAGTCCGATGTGCCCGCCGAGCAGGAGGCCGCGTTGGCGGCGCTGGTAGCCGATGGCTCACGCGAAGCCCGGAACGTCCTCGCCGAGACCGCCCGGTACACCGGGGTCGGGATCGGGAACCTGATCAACCTGTTCAACCCGTCCCAGGTGATCGTCGGCGGCTGGGCCGGGCTGCTCCTGGGCCCGAGGATCCTGGACGACGTGCGCGCCGAGGCCGCCCGCCACGCCCTGCACCGGCCGTTCGAACAGGCGTCCATCACGTTGTGCGAGCTCGGTCCCGAGTCGGTCGCCTTGGGCGCGGCGACCCTGCCGGTGGCTGAATTCCTCGCCGCAGGCGGTGTCCGCCGCCGCGCCCCCATCGGAGTGATCTAG
- a CDS encoding cobalamin biosynthesis protein produces the protein MSLGRAVGLVLGVAADAVFGDPRKYHPVAGFGRAATALERKLHRDNKAAGVAHAVVLVGGTVLAGVAVERLGRRSPVAQALTTAAATWIVLGGSSLADEGTAMGRELDGGDLDAARKRLPNLCGREPLKLDTLGLAKATVESVAENTSDAVVAPLFWGAVAGVPGLLGYRAANTLDAMVGHRNERYLRFGWAAARLDDVANLLPSRLAALLTVAGAPVVGGSAGEAWSTWRRDAAAHPSPNAGQVEAAFAGALEVRLGGRTVYAHGAEDRPVLGHGRNPDAGHVTRAVELSRVVGASAAAVSAVIALVRPRLRRAARRRTSA, from the coding sequence GTGAGTCTGGGGCGGGCGGTGGGGTTGGTGCTGGGCGTGGCCGCCGACGCGGTGTTCGGCGACCCCCGCAAGTATCACCCGGTAGCGGGATTCGGGCGGGCGGCGACGGCGCTGGAGCGCAAGCTGCACCGCGACAACAAGGCGGCCGGCGTCGCGCACGCGGTGGTGCTGGTCGGCGGCACGGTGCTGGCCGGTGTCGCGGTGGAGCGGCTCGGCCGGCGCAGTCCGGTGGCGCAGGCGCTGACCACGGCCGCGGCGACGTGGATCGTGCTCGGCGGGTCGTCGCTGGCCGACGAGGGCACCGCGATGGGCCGCGAGCTGGACGGCGGCGACCTCGACGCGGCGCGCAAGCGTTTGCCCAACCTGTGCGGGCGTGAGCCGCTGAAGCTGGACACGCTGGGCCTGGCGAAGGCGACCGTCGAATCCGTCGCGGAGAACACGTCCGACGCCGTGGTGGCGCCGCTGTTCTGGGGCGCGGTCGCGGGCGTGCCGGGCCTGCTCGGCTACCGCGCGGCGAACACCTTGGACGCCATGGTCGGCCACCGCAACGAGCGTTACCTGCGGTTCGGCTGGGCCGCGGCACGGCTGGACGACGTGGCGAACCTGCTGCCGTCGCGGCTGGCCGCACTGCTCACGGTGGCGGGCGCGCCGGTCGTCGGCGGGTCCGCCGGTGAGGCTTGGAGCACGTGGCGCCGTGACGCGGCGGCGCACCCCAGCCCCAACGCGGGTCAGGTGGAGGCGGCGTTCGCGGGGGCGTTGGAGGTCCGGCTGGGTGGTCGGACCGTGTACGCGCACGGTGCGGAGGACCGGCCGGTGCTCGGGCACGGGCGCAACCCCGACGCCGGTCACGTGACGCGGGCGGTGGAGCTGTCCCGGGTCGTGGGCGCGTCGGCGGCGGCCGTGAGCGCGGTCATCGCGCTGGTGCGGCCTCGTCTTCGGCGAGCTGCTCGGCGACGGACCTCCGCCTGA
- a CDS encoding DUF2397 domain-containing protein — protein MEPAGRLKLYAYLDARDHQRTYLAIMRLFTSTLLADLSAGEVAGALAGAERQGRVEPGESRIENVINRLRQLVEWGNLVQGRREVVASSIAEFQHGSVRYQVSKLAVRVQRDVDELLRVPEGAREVSRELLPAVERGLGQLGQSLSEALISGGRRPREVLAEQVTTLFLQHAELAATVRDFYAYLGQVVTRHHLAPEEISGFRNLLVEYIQMVVEDVLRHTPAIADALARVNSARSELLRLLGRADLGEQVERARGRSAEDWQELTDWFVDRPGRPSQVTALREATARAIGSLLASVKRATSGGGLLPSRRAELLKLAAWFDSGSREQANELYAAAFGLYSARHVSPAPEHDSDNERTPWRDGPVVDVTVSVRSRGDRGARGRTSRILDDPMTEQSLLAEAREADERRASSVAELAAAAPRLAETTLSGEALGVLCELLTLAMAQRDTASDPGSATDPVRGLRVTVAHARGQATQIHSAAGTLTLHDSTLVLD, from the coding sequence GTGGAACCAGCCGGCCGCCTGAAGCTCTACGCCTACCTGGACGCGCGCGATCACCAGCGCACGTACCTGGCGATCATGCGGCTGTTCACGTCCACGCTGCTGGCCGACCTGTCCGCGGGCGAGGTCGCGGGAGCGTTGGCCGGCGCCGAGCGGCAGGGCCGGGTCGAGCCGGGCGAGTCGCGCATCGAGAACGTGATCAACCGGCTCCGGCAGCTGGTCGAGTGGGGCAACCTGGTCCAGGGCCGGCGCGAGGTGGTGGCGTCGAGCATCGCCGAGTTCCAGCACGGCAGCGTGCGCTACCAGGTCAGCAAGCTCGCGGTCCGGGTGCAGCGCGACGTGGACGAGCTGCTGCGCGTGCCCGAGGGCGCGCGGGAGGTGTCCCGGGAGCTGCTGCCCGCCGTGGAACGCGGTCTCGGCCAGTTGGGGCAGTCGCTGTCGGAGGCCTTGATCAGCGGCGGTCGCCGGCCGCGCGAGGTGCTGGCCGAGCAGGTCACCACGCTGTTCCTGCAACACGCCGAGCTGGCCGCGACCGTGCGCGACTTCTACGCCTACCTGGGCCAGGTCGTGACGCGGCACCACCTCGCGCCGGAGGAGATCTCCGGGTTCCGGAACCTGCTGGTCGAGTACATCCAGATGGTCGTGGAGGACGTGCTGCGGCACACCCCGGCCATCGCGGACGCCCTGGCCCGGGTGAACTCCGCCCGGTCCGAGCTGCTGCGGCTCCTGGGCCGCGCCGACCTGGGCGAGCAGGTCGAACGGGCGCGCGGGCGTTCCGCCGAGGACTGGCAGGAGCTGACCGACTGGTTCGTGGACCGGCCCGGCCGGCCGAGCCAGGTGACGGCGTTGCGCGAGGCCACCGCACGGGCGATCGGGTCGCTGCTGGCCAGCGTGAAGCGGGCCACGTCCGGCGGCGGGCTGCTGCCGAGCCGTCGGGCCGAGCTGCTGAAGCTCGCCGCGTGGTTCGACTCCGGGTCACGTGAGCAGGCGAACGAGCTGTACGCGGCGGCGTTCGGGCTGTACTCGGCCCGGCACGTCTCCCCAGCGCCCGAGCACGACAGCGACAACGAGCGCACGCCGTGGCGGGACGGGCCGGTGGTCGACGTCACGGTGAGCGTGCGCAGCCGCGGTGACCGGGGCGCGCGCGGGCGGACATCGAGAATCCTGGACGACCCGATGACCGAGCAGTCGCTGCTGGCCGAGGCACGGGAGGCGGACGAACGGCGGGCCTCGTCGGTGGCCGAGCTGGCGGCGGCGGCGCCCCGGCTGGCCGAGACGACGTTGTCCGGTGAGGCGCTCGGGGTGTTGTGCGAGCTGCTGACGTTGGCGATGGCTCAGCGGGACACGGCGTCCGACCCGGGCTCGGCGACGGACCCGGTGCGCGGCCTGCGGGTCACCGTCGCGCACGCCCGAGGGCAGGCGACACAGATCCACTCGGCCGCGGGCACGTTGACGCTGCACGACTCGACGTTGGTGCTCGACTGA
- a CDS encoding alkene reductase, which produces MTTLFDRYRLGELTLPNRVVMAPMSRVRAAAGGLATPSMAAYYAQRATAGLIVSEGVQPSLIGQSNPGTAGLHTDEQVAAWRPVTDAVHTNGGRIFAQIMHGGRVSHPDTTGLQPVGPSAVAAVGDVFTPNGPQPAPVPRALDTSEVPEHARSYGEAARRAVDAGFDGVELHGANGYLISQFLSSNANLRTDSYGGSVAHRIRFAVEAVAATVDAVGAARTGIRLSPGGTFWGVEETGIPELYAALLAELARFDLAYVHLEATADEEVLIGLRRAWPGALIMNPVVPMGPKQTDRTAADHWLGLGADLISFGRAFISNPDLVERLRTGVPIAPVDPDTYYQGGDAGYLTYPAYQHTA; this is translated from the coding sequence ATGACCACGCTGTTCGACCGCTACCGCCTCGGCGAGCTGACCCTGCCCAACCGGGTCGTGATGGCTCCGATGAGCCGGGTCCGCGCCGCGGCCGGAGGCCTCGCGACCCCGTCGATGGCGGCCTACTACGCCCAGCGCGCCACCGCGGGGTTGATCGTCTCCGAGGGCGTGCAACCCAGCTTGATCGGGCAGTCCAACCCGGGCACCGCGGGTCTGCACACCGACGAGCAGGTGGCCGCCTGGCGACCCGTCACCGACGCCGTGCACACCAACGGCGGACGCATCTTCGCCCAGATCATGCACGGCGGCCGGGTCTCGCACCCCGACACCACCGGTCTCCAGCCGGTCGGGCCGTCCGCCGTCGCCGCCGTGGGCGACGTCTTCACCCCGAACGGACCACAGCCCGCGCCGGTCCCCCGCGCTCTGGACACCTCCGAGGTGCCCGAACACGCCCGCTCGTACGGTGAGGCCGCCCGCCGCGCCGTCGACGCCGGGTTCGACGGGGTCGAGCTGCACGGCGCGAACGGTTACCTGATCTCGCAGTTCCTGTCGTCCAACGCCAACCTGCGCACCGACTCCTACGGCGGATCGGTCGCCCACCGCATCCGCTTCGCCGTCGAGGCGGTGGCCGCCACCGTGGACGCCGTGGGCGCGGCCCGCACCGGGATCCGGCTCTCGCCCGGCGGCACGTTCTGGGGCGTCGAGGAGACCGGGATTCCGGAGCTGTACGCGGCATTGCTCGCCGAACTCGCCCGCTTCGACCTCGCCTACGTGCACCTGGAGGCGACGGCCGACGAGGAGGTGCTGATCGGGCTGCGCCGCGCGTGGCCCGGCGCCCTGATCATGAACCCGGTGGTTCCGATGGGTCCGAAGCAGACCGACCGGACGGCCGCCGACCACTGGCTCGGCCTGGGCGCGGACCTGATCAGCTTCGGCCGTGCCTTCATCTCCAACCCCGACCTGGTGGAACGGCTCCGCACCGGCGTCCCGATCGCGCCCGTCGACCCGGACACGTACTACCAAGGCGGCGACGCCGGCTACCTCACGTACCCGGCGTACCAGCACACCGCCTAG
- a CDS encoding TIGR02680 family protein: MNRWRLHRGGIVNIWQYTEQTFDFSGGRAIFQGTNGSGKSRTLELLLPLCLDGDLRQVGSKGFDTVSLRRLMLDDYDGGPNRIGYAWVELERDGEFLTCGLGVKASKTSQAITDSWRFITPLRVGHDLALVGAERTPLGPVQLRDLVGADCVLEEAAFRARVAETVYGVPAARYGDLLHLQRTLRNPDVGLKVLEGQLEQILSDALPPLDQVMVEQLATSFDDLESIRENITRLSSADAALGTFLKTYSDYAFGGLRAAAERWGAAEDGVRKLERASARLSASLTGTLAARAAAEQSLSELEAGEQRAEETIGALKELPAFRDLQDLQTREKLVAEKRSSAVAALDMANKQRLQEDGAVDGVLRLLRRLAEDLGTAEELVEPLRHHLRAAGLSPAAVPDIPRVSTLDAVVRTEQVRAKPDPEAEPLPIERRVPPGSDEPGLDEPALDDLVSRTSSIASSARQRGALALALAAQAAELDTAQREVDALRLTARDTQRAATEAAALRNQEAQELAEVAQAWLADVEAWQDAGPTRPSGTLALPTSVDPSTARALAGAAREWVGPLVTSARERAHAIGQRNAELSRTIDARDAELTGLRSGTAQVPARGRFVSADRDPSTGAPFYRLVDFQPAVDVEQRAGLEAALEASGLLDAWVGPSGVVDGDVVALAADPVTGPSLASVLVPTVDSPVPPAVVAKLLASVSLDQGAFAVSVDGRWQAGVLAGAWRKEMAEFIGAGAREAARQRRIAELEDELSALRGELGAAAADLLAARGLVEEWEKYVDRFPSDRDLLARHGRLHTARQTADRAAAHAEKLRTELEAAQARYEASRAAVVRQASDAELPADTEGLRSAQSDAAEAQRIADRLGDVLRRQCQATVRDLTDATHRYHAAVDDRVAAESEAEARCRDYGTQASTLAELTDAIGGEAREIAQQLSTVERSRVEIRADLKRVREDVTSAREEAAKLKAQIETAAEQLASAQDVAARAAEHFKATVDAPGVLAAALPDGPVDVPSVREALVGSDRRGAGEATVIAKLQTLQTSLAGSHDITADQHAGLLTVMVSGEEGARPVAAAARQVTTKLGEQRGLLDSQYQVIFADYLIRDLAEWLRGQIAVAEDLCKRMNGVLSRARSSQGVHVKLAWKHSAALDEATRDALTLVRLPYAERTPEQDATLRRVFTERIEEERDRHSGNYADVLSRALDYRTWHQFTVTVADTAPDGGPRERRLRQLSSGETRLISYVTLFAAAASFYDAVSGDFSPLRLVLLDEAFERLDDPTIARMLGLLVDLDMDWVITWPSGWGVSDKIPRMHIYDVLRPRNGRGVACTQTTWDGAALDRVDP; this comes from the coding sequence GTGAACAGGTGGCGGCTGCACAGGGGCGGCATCGTCAACATCTGGCAGTACACCGAGCAGACGTTCGACTTCTCCGGTGGGCGCGCGATCTTCCAGGGCACCAACGGGTCCGGCAAGTCGCGCACGCTGGAGCTGCTGCTGCCGCTGTGCCTCGACGGCGACCTCCGGCAGGTCGGCTCCAAGGGCTTCGACACGGTGTCTCTGCGGCGGCTCATGCTGGACGACTACGACGGCGGGCCGAACCGCATCGGGTACGCGTGGGTGGAGCTGGAGCGTGACGGCGAGTTCCTGACCTGCGGGTTGGGTGTGAAGGCGTCCAAGACGTCGCAGGCGATCACCGACTCGTGGCGGTTCATCACGCCCCTCCGGGTGGGGCACGACCTGGCGCTGGTGGGTGCGGAGCGGACGCCGTTGGGGCCGGTGCAGCTGCGTGACCTGGTCGGCGCGGACTGCGTGCTGGAGGAGGCGGCGTTCCGGGCTCGCGTGGCGGAGACCGTGTACGGCGTGCCCGCGGCCCGGTACGGCGACCTGCTGCACCTCCAGCGGACGCTGCGCAACCCGGACGTCGGGCTGAAGGTGCTGGAAGGGCAGCTGGAGCAGATCCTGTCCGACGCGCTGCCGCCGTTGGACCAGGTGATGGTCGAGCAGCTGGCGACGTCGTTCGACGACCTGGAGTCGATCAGGGAGAACATCACCCGGCTGTCGTCGGCGGACGCGGCGCTGGGGACGTTCCTGAAGACGTACTCGGACTACGCGTTCGGCGGGCTGCGTGCGGCGGCCGAGCGGTGGGGCGCGGCCGAGGACGGTGTGCGGAAGCTGGAACGGGCTTCGGCTCGGCTGTCGGCGTCCTTGACGGGGACGTTGGCGGCACGTGCGGCGGCGGAGCAGTCGTTGTCGGAGCTGGAGGCCGGTGAGCAGCGGGCCGAGGAGACCATCGGGGCGTTGAAGGAGCTGCCCGCGTTCCGCGACCTCCAGGACTTGCAGACGCGCGAGAAGCTGGTGGCGGAGAAGCGTTCGTCCGCCGTGGCGGCGTTGGACATGGCGAACAAGCAGCGGTTGCAGGAGGACGGCGCGGTCGACGGCGTGCTGCGGCTCCTGCGGCGGTTGGCCGAGGACCTGGGCACGGCGGAGGAGCTGGTGGAGCCGCTGCGCCACCACCTGCGTGCGGCCGGTCTCTCGCCCGCCGCGGTGCCGGACATCCCTCGGGTGTCCACTTTGGACGCAGTGGTGCGGACGGAGCAGGTGCGGGCCAAGCCTGACCCGGAAGCAGAGCCGTTGCCGATCGAACGCCGGGTGCCGCCCGGGTCGGACGAGCCCGGGTTGGACGAGCCGGCGTTGGACGACCTCGTGTCGCGCACGTCGTCGATCGCGTCTTCGGCTCGGCAACGGGGTGCGTTGGCGCTCGCGTTGGCGGCGCAGGCGGCCGAGTTGGATACCGCGCAACGCGAGGTGGACGCCCTCCGCCTGACCGCTCGGGACACCCAGCGCGCCGCGACGGAGGCGGCGGCGTTGCGGAACCAGGAGGCGCAGGAGCTGGCCGAGGTCGCGCAGGCGTGGCTGGCCGACGTGGAGGCGTGGCAGGACGCCGGGCCGACCCGGCCGTCGGGCACGCTGGCCCTGCCCACGTCGGTGGACCCGTCCACGGCGCGGGCGTTGGCCGGTGCGGCCCGTGAGTGGGTCGGGCCTTTGGTGACTTCCGCACGGGAGCGCGCGCACGCGATCGGGCAGCGGAACGCCGAGCTGAGCCGGACCATCGACGCGCGGGACGCCGAGCTGACCGGTCTCCGGTCGGGTACGGCGCAGGTGCCCGCACGTGGGCGTTTCGTGTCGGCCGACCGTGATCCGTCGACGGGTGCGCCGTTCTACCGGTTGGTGGACTTCCAGCCAGCGGTGGACGTCGAGCAGCGCGCGGGCCTGGAGGCGGCTCTTGAGGCGTCCGGGCTGTTGGACGCGTGGGTCGGGCCGTCGGGTGTGGTGGACGGTGACGTCGTTGCCTTGGCTGCGGATCCGGTGACCGGGCCGTCACTGGCGTCCGTTCTGGTTCCCACCGTCGACTCTCCAGTGCCTCCGGCGGTGGTCGCCAAGCTGCTCGCGTCGGTGTCGCTCGACCAAGGCGCGTTCGCGGTGTCGGTCGACGGTCGGTGGCAGGCGGGCGTGCTGGCGGGTGCTTGGCGCAAGGAGATGGCCGAGTTCATCGGCGCCGGGGCCCGGGAAGCGGCCCGGCAGCGGCGGATCGCCGAGCTGGAGGACGAGCTGTCGGCGTTGCGGGGCGAACTGGGCGCCGCGGCGGCGGACCTGCTGGCGGCACGCGGTCTGGTCGAGGAGTGGGAGAAGTACGTCGACCGGTTCCCGTCCGACCGGGACCTGCTCGCGCGGCACGGGCGGCTCCACACCGCGCGACAGACGGCCGACCGTGCCGCTGCGCACGCGGAGAAGCTGCGCACGGAGTTGGAAGCGGCTCAAGCACGTTACGAGGCTTCACGTGCCGCGGTGGTTCGGCAGGCGAGTGACGCGGAGCTGCCCGCAGACACCGAAGGGCTCCGGAGCGCGCAGAGTGACGCGGCCGAGGCCCAGCGGATCGCGGACCGGCTCGGTGACGTGCTGCGGCGCCAGTGCCAGGCCACCGTGCGGGACCTGACCGACGCGACGCACCGCTACCACGCGGCCGTGGACGACCGGGTGGCCGCCGAGTCCGAGGCCGAGGCGCGGTGCCGGGACTACGGGACGCAGGCGTCGACGCTGGCCGAGCTGACCGACGCGATCGGTGGCGAGGCACGGGAGATCGCCCAGCAGCTGTCCACTGTGGAGCGTTCACGGGTGGAGATCCGGGCCGACCTGAAGCGGGTGCGGGAGGACGTCACGTCGGCGCGGGAGGAGGCGGCGAAGCTCAAGGCGCAGATCGAGACGGCGGCGGAGCAGCTCGCGTCGGCGCAGGACGTGGCGGCACGTGCGGCGGAGCACTTCAAGGCGACCGTCGACGCGCCCGGTGTGCTGGCCGCCGCGTTGCCGGACGGGCCGGTGGACGTGCCGTCGGTGCGTGAGGCGCTGGTCGGGAGTGACCGGCGCGGCGCGGGTGAGGCGACCGTGATCGCCAAGTTGCAGACGTTGCAGACGTCGTTGGCCGGCAGTCACGACATCACCGCCGACCAGCACGCGGGTCTGCTGACGGTGATGGTCAGCGGCGAGGAAGGCGCCCGGCCGGTCGCGGCGGCGGCCCGGCAGGTGACGACCAAGCTCGGTGAGCAGCGGGGTCTGCTGGACAGCCAGTACCAGGTGATCTTCGCCGACTACCTGATCCGGGACCTGGCCGAGTGGTTGCGCGGGCAGATCGCGGTGGCCGAGGACCTGTGCAAGCGGATGAACGGCGTGCTGTCGCGGGCGCGGTCCAGCCAGGGCGTGCACGTCAAGCTGGCGTGGAAGCACTCGGCGGCGCTGGACGAGGCGACCCGTGACGCGTTGACGCTGGTCCGCCTGCCGTACGCGGAGCGGACGCCCGAGCAGGACGCGACGCTGCGACGGGTGTTCACGGAGCGGATCGAGGAAGAGCGGGACCGGCACAGCGGCAACTACGCGGACGTCCTGTCCCGTGCCCTGGACTACCGGACGTGGCACCAGTTCACCGTGACGGTGGCCGACACCGCGCCGGACGGCGGTCCGCGCGAACGCCGCCTCCGCCAGCTGTCGTCCGGTGAGACGCGGCTGATCTCGTACGTGACGCTGTTCGCCGCCGCGGCTTCGTTCTACGACGCGGTGAGCGGTGACTTCTCGCCGTTGAGGTTGGTGTTGCTGGACGAGGCGTTCGAACGGCTGGACGACCCGACGATCGCCCGCATGCTGGGCCTGCTGGTGGACCTCGACATGGACTGGGTGATCACCTGGCCCAGCGGTTGGGGCGTCTCCGACAAGATCCCGCGGATGCACATCTACGACGTCCTCAGGCCCCGAAACGGTCGCGGCGTCGCGTGCACCCAGACCACCTGGGACGGCGCCGCCCTGGACCGCGTCGATCCCTAG